In Caballeronia sp. Lep1P3, one DNA window encodes the following:
- a CDS encoding amino acid ABC transporter ATP-binding protein, with translation MIEITDVHKSFGAVPVLKGISLKIEQGEVVCLIGASGSGKSTLLRCINALESYDAGEIRLMDQRVEQRSRHINQLRTQVGMVFQRFNLFPHRTALENVMEGPVHVKRVPLAQARREAGELLAKVGLAEKLHAYPHQLSGGQQQRVAIARSLAMKPKAILFDEPTSALDPELVGEVLGVMRTLAREGMTMLVVTHEMGFAREVADRVCFLHAGMIIEEGTAQQVLGSPREARTREFLRHVLTSRVGEHHAEDGAAGAVA, from the coding sequence ATGATCGAAATCACGGACGTGCACAAGAGCTTCGGCGCCGTGCCGGTGCTCAAGGGCATCAGCCTGAAGATCGAGCAGGGCGAGGTGGTGTGTCTGATCGGCGCGTCGGGCTCGGGAAAGTCGACGCTCCTGCGCTGCATCAACGCGCTCGAATCCTATGACGCCGGCGAGATCAGGCTGATGGATCAGCGCGTCGAACAGCGCTCGCGCCACATCAACCAGTTGCGCACGCAAGTGGGCATGGTCTTTCAGCGGTTCAATCTGTTTCCGCATCGCACGGCGCTCGAAAACGTCATGGAAGGGCCCGTGCACGTCAAGCGCGTACCGCTCGCGCAAGCGCGCCGCGAGGCGGGCGAGCTGCTCGCGAAAGTGGGACTCGCAGAGAAGCTGCACGCGTATCCGCATCAACTGTCGGGCGGGCAGCAACAGCGCGTGGCGATCGCGAGATCGCTGGCGATGAAGCCGAAGGCGATTCTCTTCGATGAACCCACGTCCGCGCTCGATCCCGAACTCGTCGGCGAAGTGCTGGGCGTGATGCGCACGCTGGCCCGCGAAGGCATGACCATGCTCGTCGTCACGCACGAGATGGGCTTCGCGCGCGAAGTGGCCGACCGCGTGTGCTTCCTGCATGCGGGAATGATTATCGAAGAGGGGACGGCGCAGCAGGTTCTCGGTTCGCCGCGCGAGGCCCGCACGCGCGAATTCCTGCGCCATGTGCTGACGAGCCGCGTCGGGGAGCATCACGCAGAGGACGGCGCGGCGGGAGCGGTCGCATGA
- a CDS encoding helix-turn-helix domain-containing protein: MLSLMSSSAAGPNAHTARATQAVQRALDFIETCFAEPISLSALAGIAGLSISRFAVRFSAEVGISPQQYVRLVRVREAQCLLSRGLPPSVVAAEVGFFDQSHLCRHFKRVLGATPGEWLSGGAGAHVAQRRNVTRAAAETAIRADTRS, translated from the coding sequence ATGCTGAGTCTTATGTCATCGTCCGCTGCGGGTCCGAACGCGCACACGGCGCGCGCGACGCAGGCTGTTCAGCGCGCACTGGATTTCATCGAAACGTGTTTCGCGGAGCCGATCAGCCTGTCGGCGCTCGCGGGCATCGCGGGTCTGAGCATTTCGCGTTTCGCCGTGCGATTCAGCGCGGAGGTCGGCATCTCGCCGCAGCAGTACGTGCGGCTCGTGCGGGTGCGCGAGGCGCAATGCCTGTTGAGCCGCGGCTTGCCGCCGTCGGTCGTCGCGGCGGAAGTCGGCTTCTTCGACCAGAGTCATCTTTGCCGCCACTTCAAGCGCGTGCTCGGCGCGACGCCCGGCGAATGGCTGAGCGGCGGCGCGGGCGCGCACGTCGCCCAACGCAGGAATGTCACGCGGGCGGCTGCGGAAACAGCGATTCGAGCGGATACCCGGTCCTGA
- a CDS encoding amino acid ABC transporter permease, with protein sequence MHWHDIADFVPILLEGAVMSVVITLGALVMSTALGLVWALLKMSRYPGVVRAVSTLINVVRGLPMIVLLFYIYFVLPDIHVQVTAFQASILGLGFGYSTYVAEIIRSGIEAVDPGQFEAAQSIGMGRVKTMVRVILPQAIKVALPPYSNTLVMMLKDSSLASTITVAEMTREGQLIAASTFQNMTVYTLVALGYLAMSLPLMSMTRSLERRFGRHKAK encoded by the coding sequence ATGCATTGGCACGATATAGCCGACTTTGTACCGATTCTGCTGGAAGGCGCGGTGATGAGCGTCGTCATCACGCTGGGCGCGCTCGTGATGAGCACGGCGCTCGGTCTCGTATGGGCACTGCTCAAGATGTCGCGCTATCCGGGCGTGGTGCGCGCGGTGAGCACGCTCATCAACGTGGTGCGCGGCCTGCCGATGATCGTGCTGCTGTTCTACATCTACTTCGTGCTGCCGGACATTCACGTTCAGGTGACGGCTTTCCAGGCGAGCATCCTGGGTCTGGGCTTCGGCTATTCGACCTACGTCGCCGAGATCATCCGCTCGGGCATCGAAGCGGTCGATCCCGGCCAGTTCGAAGCGGCGCAATCCATCGGCATGGGCCGCGTCAAGACGATGGTGCGCGTGATCCTGCCGCAGGCCATCAAGGTGGCGCTGCCGCCCTACAGCAACACGCTCGTGATGATGCTGAAGGACTCCTCGCTCGCATCGACTATCACGGTCGCCGAGATGACGCGCGAAGGCCAGCTCATCGCGGCATCGACGTTTCAGAACATGACGGTGTACACGCTCGTGGCGCTCGGCTATCTCGCGATGAGCCTGCCGCTCATGAGCATGACGCGTTCGCTCGAGCGGCGCTTCGGCCGGCACAAGGCGAAATGA
- a CDS encoding Lrp/AsnC family transcriptional regulator: MNDNAKLDRIDLHILAQLQEQGRMTNDELANAVSLSPASCLARVGRLEQAGYIAGYGARLDLRAFDDVQTVFAEITLTDRRREDFAKFEAAIGAVEEIVECHLASGEYDYLLKFITRSVSHYHRVIEALIARDIGIDRHFSYVIVRTPLVRTGYPLESLFPQPPA, translated from the coding sequence ATGAACGACAACGCGAAACTGGACCGTATCGATCTGCACATCCTGGCGCAACTTCAGGAGCAAGGCCGCATGACGAACGACGAACTCGCGAACGCGGTGAGTCTTTCGCCTGCGTCGTGCCTCGCGCGCGTCGGGCGGCTGGAGCAGGCGGGCTACATCGCGGGCTACGGCGCGCGCCTGGATCTGCGCGCATTCGACGACGTGCAGACCGTCTTCGCCGAAATCACGCTGACCGACCGCCGACGCGAAGACTTCGCGAAGTTCGAGGCGGCGATCGGCGCGGTCGAAGAAATCGTCGAATGTCATCTCGCGAGCGGCGAGTACGACTACTTGCTCAAGTTCATTACCCGCAGCGTCAGCCACTATCACCGCGTGATCGAAGCGCTGATCGCGCGCGACATCGGCATCGACCGGCACTTCAGCTATGTGATCGTCCGCACGCCGTTGGTCAGGACCGGGTATCCGCTCGAATCGCTGTTTCCGCAGCCGCCCGCGTGA
- a CDS encoding ABC transporter permease, whose amino-acid sequence MTTHGIPSSQLDPADPLKRSTMMPGGGEPMRSPGGGAPAPSARPVRRRSLAQRMGLSTGGWIGLGMVSLALFVAVFAPWLAPHQVGSIVTTDVFAGMSAKLPLGSDYLGRDMLTRIIYGTRLTVVLALAAALLAALAGTTLGLLAAVAGRRVDETMSRLLDAITSIPSKMFALMIVAAFGSSLTLLILTAAFAYMPGSYRIARSLAVNIGTLEYVQVARARGESALYIACFEMLPNMLHPMLADTGLRFTFVVLLLSSLSFLGLGVQPPYADLGSLVRENIAGLGEGTPVVILPAIAIAVLTVGVNLLIDGLPHRGRRRKQAAAVDDGGH is encoded by the coding sequence ATGACGACTCATGGAATCCCTTCGAGCCAACTCGATCCCGCCGATCCGCTCAAGCGCAGCACGATGATGCCGGGCGGCGGCGAACCCATGCGTTCGCCGGGCGGCGGCGCGCCGGCACCCTCCGCGCGGCCGGTCCGCCGCCGCAGCCTCGCGCAGCGCATGGGGCTCTCGACGGGCGGCTGGATCGGTCTCGGAATGGTGTCCCTGGCGCTCTTCGTCGCGGTGTTCGCGCCGTGGCTCGCGCCGCATCAGGTCGGCAGCATCGTGACGACCGACGTGTTCGCCGGCATGAGCGCGAAGCTGCCGCTCGGCTCCGACTATCTCGGCCGCGACATGCTCACGCGCATCATCTACGGCACGCGGCTGACCGTCGTGCTCGCGCTTGCCGCGGCATTGCTGGCCGCACTCGCCGGCACGACGCTCGGCTTGCTCGCAGCCGTGGCGGGCCGGCGCGTCGACGAGACCATGAGCCGCCTGCTCGACGCGATCACGTCGATTCCGTCGAAAATGTTCGCGCTGATGATCGTGGCCGCGTTCGGCTCGTCGCTCACGCTGCTGATCCTGACAGCGGCGTTCGCTTACATGCCCGGCTCGTACCGCATCGCGCGTTCGCTCGCCGTCAACATCGGCACGCTCGAATACGTGCAGGTGGCGCGGGCACGCGGCGAAAGCGCGCTCTATATCGCGTGCTTCGAGATGCTGCCGAACATGCTGCATCCGATGCTCGCCGACACGGGCCTGCGCTTCACGTTCGTCGTGCTGCTGTTGAGCAGCCTGAGCTTCCTCGGACTCGGCGTGCAGCCGCCTTACGCGGACTTGGGCTCGCTCGTGCGCGAGAACATCGCGGGCCTCGGCGAAGGCACGCCGGTGGTGATCCTGCCTGCCATCGCCATCGCGGTGCTGACCGTCGGCGTGAATTTGCTGATCGACGGCTTGCCGCATCGGGGCCGCCGACGCAAGCAGGCGGCCGCTGTTGACGACGGAGGACACTAA
- a CDS encoding ABC transporter substrate-binding protein, which translates to MSRSTFEIASPLASFFGLRAVRRMAFGAGVALSMTLGAAAHAADAPTLSAGSPPSSAPTTYLNVKTQKIEGLMPDVVREIGKREGFAVDYNAVPFAALIQSVVSGKIDIIVAGMTPTPKRAEVVDFSQPVTAFGEGIIVKDSDKNQYHSAQDFKGMSIGAPTGTDYAAQLQALGIFKEVKMYDSPADMTRDVALGRIVAGFNDYPILKAQEIAGANSGTRVDDSYVPMRKFPIAIAVKKGNDALLAKINEALTKMKADGSLDAILKKWHFSG; encoded by the coding sequence ATGTCGCGTTCCACGTTCGAGATTGCTTCCCCGCTTGCTTCCTTTTTCGGCCTGCGCGCCGTTCGCCGCATGGCGTTCGGCGCGGGCGTCGCGCTCTCGATGACCCTGGGCGCGGCCGCCCACGCCGCCGATGCCCCGACGCTCAGCGCGGGCTCGCCGCCGTCGAGCGCGCCGACCACGTATCTCAACGTGAAGACGCAGAAGATCGAGGGCCTCATGCCCGATGTCGTGCGCGAAATCGGCAAGCGCGAGGGTTTCGCCGTGGACTACAACGCGGTGCCGTTCGCCGCGCTCATTCAGTCGGTGGTGTCGGGCAAGATCGACATCATCGTCGCGGGCATGACGCCCACGCCCAAGCGCGCCGAAGTGGTCGATTTCTCGCAGCCGGTCACGGCCTTCGGCGAAGGCATCATCGTGAAGGATTCCGACAAGAACCAGTATCACTCGGCGCAGGACTTCAAGGGCATGTCGATCGGCGCGCCGACCGGCACGGACTACGCCGCGCAGCTCCAGGCGCTCGGCATCTTCAAGGAAGTGAAGATGTACGACAGTCCCGCCGACATGACGCGCGACGTAGCGCTCGGGCGTATCGTCGCGGGCTTCAACGACTATCCGATCCTGAAGGCGCAGGAAATCGCGGGCGCGAACTCGGGCACGCGCGTGGACGACAGCTACGTGCCGATGCGCAAGTTCCCGATCGCCATCGCCGTGAAAAAGGGCAACGACGCGCTGCTCGCGAAAATCAACGAAGCGTTGACCAAGATGAAGGCCGACGGAAGCCTCGACGCGATTCTCAAGAAGTGGCACTTCTCGGGCTGA
- a CDS encoding ABC transporter permease: protein MNRNIVGLIGRRIAVTALTLVIVSIIIFLITNLLPGDAAQAALGQEATPETVAALRQQFGLDQAPWLRYLHWLVGLFHGDFGQSLSSSLPVTEMIAGRLPKSLTLAAITTAVSVPVAVSAGILAAVNRESIIDRIVSLGTLSLVATPEFLIATIAVLVLAVKLHWLSALSYGGEIESVHDFLRAYAMPVVTLCAVVIAQMARMTRAAVIEQLSSSYVEMAMLKGASPARVVLRHALPNAIGPIANAIALSLSYLLGGVIVVETIFNYPGLAKLMVDAVSNRDFPLVQACTLLFCLGYLVLVLLADLCAIISNPRLRT from the coding sequence ATGAACCGGAACATCGTCGGGCTGATCGGCCGGCGCATCGCGGTGACCGCGCTGACGCTGGTGATCGTCTCGATCATCATTTTCCTGATCACGAACCTGCTGCCCGGCGACGCCGCGCAAGCCGCGCTCGGTCAGGAAGCCACGCCGGAGACGGTCGCAGCGCTGCGCCAGCAGTTCGGGCTGGATCAGGCGCCGTGGCTGCGCTATCTGCACTGGCTCGTCGGGCTCTTCCACGGCGACTTCGGCCAGTCGCTCTCGAGCAGCCTGCCGGTGACGGAAATGATCGCGGGGCGCCTGCCCAAGTCGCTCACGCTCGCCGCGATCACGACGGCGGTTTCCGTGCCGGTGGCGGTCTCGGCGGGCATTTTGGCGGCCGTGAACCGCGAGTCGATCATCGACCGCATCGTGAGTCTCGGCACGCTGTCGCTCGTCGCGACCCCGGAGTTCCTGATCGCGACGATCGCGGTGCTGGTGCTCGCGGTGAAGCTGCACTGGCTGTCGGCGCTTTCGTATGGCGGCGAGATCGAGAGCGTGCACGATTTCCTGCGCGCCTACGCGATGCCGGTCGTCACGCTCTGCGCCGTCGTCATTGCGCAGATGGCCCGCATGACGCGCGCGGCGGTGATCGAGCAGCTCAGTTCGTCCTACGTCGAAATGGCGATGCTCAAGGGTGCGAGCCCCGCGCGCGTGGTGCTGCGTCATGCGCTGCCCAACGCCATCGGTCCCATCGCGAACGCCATTGCGCTGAGCCTGTCGTATCTGCTGGGCGGCGTGATCGTCGTCGAGACCATCTTCAACTATCCGGGTCTCGCCAAGCTGATGGTCGACGCCGTCAGTAACCGCGACTTCCCGCTCGTGCAGGCCTGCACGCTGTTGTTCTGTCTCGGTTATCTGGTGCTCGTGCTGCTGGCCGACCTGTGCGCCATCATCTCCAACCCGAGGCTGCGGACATGA
- a CDS encoding ABC transporter ATP-binding protein, with translation MGAELFHRAADAANDASSRLVEVRGLRVVGSRPGEPDTTIVHDVDFEIARGEVLALIGESGSGKTTIALSLMGHARSGCRITGGSIRIGDTDVRALSAKGLAALRGRRVAYIAQSAAAAFNPARAIMDQVIESAMIHGSLGKREAQAKAVELFRALALPEPETIGRRYPHQVSGGQLQRLMAAMALITDPELVILDEPTTALDVTTQIDVLQAFKRVIRQYGMTAVYVSHDLAVVAQMADRIVVLSDGQIREVGATEQILHAPAHPYTQSLVAAVQPVLPTHPAPPASSETPLLEVRRMTAGYGRKDAKGAPAKIILDDVDLTIRRGQTVGVIGESGSGKTTLAKVIAGLMPMAGGELLLDGAPLSGNLRRRTREQFRRIQIVFQNADTALNPMHTVERTLARPLKFYHGMKGDKARRRVAELLELVRLPASCAQRSTGELSGGQKQRVNLARALAAEPDLILCDEVTSALDTVVGAAILDLLRELQQKLGVSYLFITHDIAKVRAISDDIVVMYAGHRVETGDRAALCAPPFHPYSHLLVSSAPELRAGWLDEASERCHQTLEPIGAADGNAALCTFLSRCPMRIDGVCNRTAPALRTLGNGARVLCHRSEEELERFQTLPPEADASARAAAARAPVI, from the coding sequence ATGGGCGCCGAACTTTTTCATCGCGCGGCGGATGCCGCCAACGACGCATCGAGCCGTCTTGTCGAAGTGCGCGGCCTGCGCGTGGTCGGCAGCCGGCCGGGGGAGCCGGACACGACCATCGTTCACGATGTCGACTTCGAGATCGCGCGCGGCGAAGTGCTCGCGCTCATCGGCGAGTCGGGATCGGGCAAGACGACGATCGCGCTGTCGCTGATGGGCCACGCGCGCAGCGGCTGCCGCATCACCGGCGGCTCGATCCGCATCGGCGACACGGACGTGCGCGCGCTCTCCGCTAAGGGCCTGGCCGCGCTGCGCGGACGCCGCGTCGCGTACATCGCGCAGAGCGCGGCGGCGGCGTTCAATCCGGCGCGCGCGATCATGGATCAGGTGATCGAAAGCGCGATGATCCACGGCTCGCTCGGCAAGCGCGAAGCGCAGGCGAAGGCGGTCGAACTGTTTCGCGCGCTCGCGCTGCCGGAGCCGGAGACGATCGGGCGGCGTTATCCGCATCAGGTCTCGGGCGGGCAACTGCAACGTCTGATGGCGGCCATGGCGCTCATCACCGATCCCGAACTCGTGATTCTCGACGAGCCGACCACCGCGCTCGACGTCACGACGCAGATCGACGTGTTGCAGGCGTTCAAGCGCGTGATCCGCCAGTACGGGATGACCGCGGTCTACGTGTCGCACGATCTGGCCGTGGTCGCGCAAATGGCGGACCGCATCGTCGTGTTGAGCGACGGCCAGATTCGCGAAGTCGGCGCGACCGAACAGATCCTGCATGCGCCGGCGCATCCTTATACGCAAAGCCTCGTGGCGGCGGTGCAGCCCGTCTTGCCGACGCATCCGGCGCCGCCGGCGTCCAGCGAGACGCCGCTGCTCGAAGTGCGGCGCATGACGGCCGGCTACGGACGCAAGGACGCGAAAGGCGCGCCCGCGAAGATCATCCTCGACGACGTCGATCTGACGATCCGGCGCGGCCAGACGGTCGGCGTGATCGGCGAATCGGGCTCGGGCAAGACGACGCTCGCGAAGGTCATCGCGGGGCTGATGCCGATGGCGGGCGGCGAGTTGCTGCTCGACGGCGCACCGCTTTCCGGCAATCTGCGCCGCCGCACGCGCGAGCAGTTCCGGCGCATCCAGATCGTGTTCCAGAACGCCGATACCGCGCTGAACCCGATGCATACCGTGGAGCGCACGCTTGCACGGCCGCTCAAGTTCTATCACGGCATGAAAGGCGACAAGGCGCGCCGCCGCGTCGCCGAACTGCTCGAACTCGTGCGGCTGCCCGCGTCGTGCGCGCAACGCAGCACGGGCGAGCTGTCGGGCGGGCAGAAGCAGCGCGTCAATCTCGCGCGGGCGCTCGCCGCCGAACCGGACCTGATTCTTTGCGACGAAGTGACGTCCGCGCTCGATACGGTCGTGGGCGCCGCGATTCTCGACTTGCTGCGCGAACTGCAGCAGAAGCTCGGCGTGTCGTATCTCTTCATCACGCACGACATCGCGAAGGTGCGCGCGATCAGCGACGACATCGTCGTGATGTATGCGGGGCATCGCGTGGAAACGGGCGATCGGGCGGCGCTTTGCGCACCGCCGTTCCATCCGTATTCGCATCTGCTCGTGTCGTCCGCGCCGGAGTTGCGCGCGGGCTGGCTCGACGAAGCCAGCGAGCGATGTCATCAGACGCTGGAGCCGATCGGAGCCGCCGACGGCAACGCCGCACTCTGCACGTTCCTTTCGCGCTGTCCGATGCGTATCGACGGCGTGTGCAATCGCACGGCGCCCGCGTTGCGCACGCTCGGCAACGGCGCGCGGGTGCTGTGTCATCGCAGTGAGGAAGAACTCGAGCGCTTTCAGACGCTGCCGCCGGAAGCCGACGCGTCCGCACGCGCCGCTGCCGCGCGCGCGCCCGTCATCTAG
- a CDS encoding ABC transporter substrate-binding protein — MYDDEIRKGGMSRRDMLRVLAAGGMAMAGAGGLLAGAAPAFAAPAPKKGGKIRVAYDASSTADTLDPAKGSSGSDYIRFFMFYSSLTQLDGSLTPRMDLAESIDTSDGKTWVIKLRRGVTFHDGKPLTPADVAYSLMRHKNAATASKVKTLADQFADAKQTGPNEVTLTLVSANADLPVILATPQFVIVKDGTTDFSTGIGTGPYKLKSFKPGVSTVGVRNDNFWKTGGGPYLDQIELIGIGDDAARINALLSGDVHLINSVDPRSTQRIASTDGYEVRETKSGLYTDLIMRRDNPMSGNADFVQGMKYLFDREQVKTAVFRGYAVIGNDQPIPPEHRYFNASLPQRPHDPDKAKFYFQKAGAIGTTLPPIYATTDANGSVEMGVLLQQSAAKIGVNLTINRVPADGYWSQHWMKHPLGFGSVNPRSSADVLFTQFFKSDAPWNESGWNNPKFDQLLSAARSETDDAKRKQMYGDMQAIVSEQGGIGIPAFLSLLDANDKRLQGLKPIPTGAMMGFSFAEHVWWNA, encoded by the coding sequence ATGTACGACGACGAAATCAGAAAAGGCGGCATGAGCCGCCGCGACATGCTGCGCGTGCTGGCAGCCGGCGGCATGGCAATGGCCGGCGCGGGCGGTCTTTTGGCCGGCGCCGCGCCCGCTTTTGCGGCGCCTGCGCCCAAGAAGGGCGGAAAGATCCGCGTCGCGTATGACGCGTCATCGACGGCCGACACGCTCGATCCCGCCAAGGGATCGTCGGGCTCGGACTACATCCGCTTTTTCATGTTCTACAGCAGCCTCACGCAGCTCGATGGATCGCTCACGCCGCGCATGGATCTCGCCGAATCGATCGACACGAGCGACGGCAAGACCTGGGTCATCAAGCTGCGCCGAGGCGTCACGTTCCACGACGGCAAGCCGCTCACCCCCGCCGATGTTGCCTACTCGCTCATGCGTCACAAGAACGCGGCGACGGCGTCGAAGGTGAAGACGCTCGCCGACCAGTTCGCCGACGCCAAGCAGACCGGCCCGAACGAAGTGACGCTGACGCTCGTTTCCGCGAACGCCGACTTGCCCGTGATCCTCGCCACGCCGCAGTTCGTGATCGTGAAGGACGGCACGACGGACTTCAGCACCGGCATCGGCACCGGCCCGTACAAGCTCAAGTCGTTCAAGCCGGGCGTCTCGACCGTCGGCGTGCGCAACGACAACTTCTGGAAGACGGGCGGCGGCCCGTACCTCGACCAGATCGAGCTGATCGGCATTGGCGACGACGCGGCTCGTATCAACGCGCTGCTCTCCGGCGACGTCCATCTCATCAACTCGGTCGACCCGCGTTCGACGCAGCGCATCGCATCGACGGACGGCTACGAAGTCAGGGAAACGAAATCCGGCCTGTACACCGATCTCATCATGCGCCGCGACAACCCGATGTCGGGCAACGCGGACTTCGTGCAGGGCATGAAGTATCTGTTCGACCGCGAGCAGGTGAAGACCGCGGTGTTTCGCGGCTATGCGGTGATCGGCAACGATCAGCCGATTCCGCCGGAGCATCGCTACTTCAACGCGTCGCTGCCGCAGCGCCCGCACGACCCGGACAAGGCGAAGTTCTACTTCCAGAAGGCGGGCGCCATCGGCACGACGCTCCCGCCGATCTACGCCACCACCGACGCGAACGGTTCCGTCGAAATGGGCGTGCTGTTGCAGCAGTCAGCGGCCAAGATCGGCGTGAATCTGACGATCAACCGCGTCCCGGCCGACGGCTACTGGTCGCAGCACTGGATGAAGCATCCGCTCGGCTTCGGCAGCGTCAATCCGCGTTCGAGCGCCGATGTGCTGTTCACGCAGTTCTTCAAGTCGGATGCGCCGTGGAACGAGTCCGGCTGGAACAACCCGAAGTTCGACCAGCTGCTCTCCGCCGCGCGCTCGGAAACCGACGACGCCAAGCGCAAGCAGATGTACGGCGACATGCAGGCGATCGTGTCGGAGCAGGGCGGCATCGGCATCCCCGCCTTCCTGAGCCTGCTCGACGCGAACGACAAGCGCCTGCAGGGTCTCAAGCCGATTCCGACCGGCGCGATGATGGGCTTTTCGTTCGCCGAGCACGTCTGGTGGAACGCGTGA
- a CDS encoding aminotransferase — protein MESLEQADRRHFFHPGTHAFDHATGSLEGFIVSEGHGIHLTDVAGREYIDGFSGLYCVNVGYGRDEIADRMAEQCRRLSYYHTYVGSGNAPAIELSQRLIEQWAPPGMMKVFYGMSGSDANETQIKLVWYYNNVLGRKDKKKIIARDRAYHGSGIVTGALTGLPVYHANFDSPFDRVLRTLCPDYYRNAAPGMSEAAFTAHCVAELEALIEREGAETIAAFIAEPMNGTGGIVPPPDGYWPAIQAVLRRHDILLIADEVVCGFGRLGARTGCERFDIRPDLVTFAKGLTSAYAPLSAVVVGEAFWDVLMSGSREHGMMGHGWTYSGHPLGAVAALANLDIMERENLVGNAERVGGYLLACLRAAFGAHPHVGDIRGIGMLMAIQLMLDPATRTPFPAQHRINAKVVAAAREHGLLVRALGTDIVGFAPPLITTREDADEIVRRIRAAFDDTLRTA, from the coding sequence ATGGAATCATTGGAGCAGGCCGACCGGCGTCACTTCTTTCATCCGGGCACGCACGCCTTCGACCACGCGACCGGTTCGCTCGAAGGCTTTATCGTCAGCGAGGGGCACGGCATCCATCTGACGGACGTGGCCGGGCGCGAGTACATCGACGGCTTCTCGGGGCTTTACTGCGTGAACGTCGGCTATGGCCGCGACGAGATCGCGGATCGCATGGCCGAGCAATGCCGGCGGCTGTCCTACTACCACACGTATGTCGGCAGCGGCAACGCGCCGGCCATCGAACTGTCGCAGCGGCTCATCGAGCAATGGGCGCCGCCGGGCATGATGAAGGTGTTCTACGGCATGTCCGGCTCGGACGCCAACGAGACGCAGATCAAGCTCGTCTGGTACTACAACAACGTTCTCGGCCGCAAGGATAAGAAGAAGATCATCGCGCGCGACCGGGCGTATCACGGCTCGGGCATCGTCACGGGCGCGCTCACCGGTCTGCCGGTCTATCACGCGAACTTCGATTCGCCGTTCGACCGCGTGTTGCGCACGCTGTGTCCCGACTACTATCGCAACGCCGCGCCCGGCATGAGCGAGGCCGCGTTCACGGCGCATTGCGTCGCCGAACTCGAGGCGCTCATCGAGCGCGAAGGCGCCGAGACGATCGCCGCGTTCATCGCCGAGCCGATGAACGGCACCGGCGGCATCGTCCCGCCGCCGGACGGCTACTGGCCCGCGATACAGGCCGTGCTCCGCCGTCACGACATCCTGCTGATCGCGGACGAAGTCGTCTGCGGCTTCGGCCGTCTCGGTGCGCGAACCGGTTGCGAGCGCTTCGACATCCGTCCGGACCTCGTGACGTTCGCGAAGGGCCTGACGAGCGCCTACGCGCCGCTGTCGGCGGTCGTGGTCGGCGAGGCGTTCTGGGATGTGCTGATGAGCGGGTCGCGCGAGCACGGCATGATGGGGCACGGCTGGACCTACTCGGGGCATCCGCTGGGCGCGGTGGCGGCGCTGGCGAATCTCGACATCATGGAGCGCGAGAATCTCGTCGGCAATGCGGAGCGCGTCGGCGGCTATCTGCTCGCGTGCCTGCGCGCGGCTTTCGGCGCGCATCCGCATGTCGGCGACATTCGCGGCATCGGCATGCTGATGGCGATCCAACTGATGCTCGACCCCGCGACGCGCACGCCTTTCCCGGCGCAGCATCGCATCAACGCGAAGGTCGTGGCCGCCGCGCGCGAACACGGACTGCTGGTTCGCGCGCTCGGTACGGATATCGTCGGCTTCGCGCCGCCCTTGATTACGACGCGGGAAGACGCCGACGAAATCGTGCGGCGCATTCGAGCCGCTTTCGACGACACGCTGAGGACCGCATGA